DNA from Drosophila suzukii chromosome 2R, CBGP_Dsuzu_IsoJpt1.0, whole genome shotgun sequence:
AGCTGCTGCCAAAAAGGGTCTTAAATGTCAGCCTCATCATCATCGGACTGCCGGTGCAGACATTAAAAACCACTTTTCGAAGGCGGTAAATCCTCAGACTGATTGGCATTAGCCAAATATATATGGAATGATAAATGTCAAATAATTCCGAGATTCACGCACAAAATGTCAATTTCAATTTGAGGCTTTGAATGAAATGAATGATTCGGTTTTAATTCTGGTGAAATGTAAACGCGAGCAGGTTGTGCTGGGATTTTCCGGGTGGTGAGTCTGGCTTTTCCTCTACAGCTCCCCAGTCGAAGGTGGAGTTTTCTTATTTTGCCAGCCATAAAATGCTTtaaattagcatattaatagCTTCGATAGCGTTAGTTATTCGACTTGAAAATCAGGAGATCATGCGCACATACTCATCCTGCCACACAGGATACTCGCGGGTGCCATAAAAAATTCACACAACAGCAGTTCTGCAGCTCAGATCCCAACGATTAAAATTATGCAAACGCATTATCTGGGTAGCCTGCATTCTGCGAACGAGATGGAGATGGAATGGCCATGTATCTAGGGAGCCATGGGCCGTAAACACTCAATATTCGTTGCCGCAGGATCTGATTCTTTCCAAAAAGTAAATTGCCTAGGCAGTCTCTATGCAAATGTGGAAATCGCACGGAGCACTTAAAACAAATCCAGATAGAGACATCTGGAGGACGGGAAAACCTATTAGAGTTCACTTACCCAGAGGTTCATAAATCAAGTACAAGATTGGTTTTGGATACAGCATGTGGTGACTCTGCCATACTTATGATGTTTTAATTGCTTTATGACACTTTTCTGGAAGAAAATGTTCATTAAAAAAGATTATCAATagcaataaataaagaaatcaaataccttttttatttatctaatataagtatttattttagataaataaattaaaacatattttctaGTTTTGTGATAATTATATGATTATCGCATTTTTCATTTATGATATACACGATAGTTCATatgcacagagaaaattctgacgttctcacctgagttgaaaatgttcttaaaaatagaacgacatttttagCTTGAAAATGGTTTTACTTTGCCCGAATAAAGTTGAGATGGCGGTAGTTATGTACattgtatatctcaacaaATAGTAGGGTATACTTAAAAGTGGTTAAATAAACTCCATTTAACTTTTCTattctcaccatttcgttctaaTATTAAGAAcgttgataccaaaatgtaaatacacggtttttaagaacgaatgttctcaattcaagaacaatgttcttggaTATTTCTCTATGTGTGTGAGTGTTTAGCACGCTATTGCTTAGAtacttttactttttaaaaacacggtttttaagaacgaatgttctcaaatcaagaacaatgttcttggaTATTTCTCTTTGTGTGTAAATGTTTAGCACGGTTATTGCTTACATACTTTTACTTTGTAAAGTGGGAATTAATTACCAATCTTAGGGAGTACATGAAAAGTCCGCTAGAAAACTTAAACGTTTTTCAATAGTCCGTTAACTTCTCAGGATCTTTCAGTCGATTTTTAATGGGGGGATTGATGGAGAGAGTGGAGTATTTGGATGGGGCAAGGATGTTGGATAGAGTGCAGGACAATTACCACAACCGCTGGCCAGGAAAGTGCAACTGTGTGCGCTTTGCCTATCTTGCTGCCTATTCAAGTgtccatttttaattaacaCTCTGACAATTTGACGCGAAATGCATTTCGAGTGAGTGtgcttgtgtgtgtgtaacCACGTGTGAGGGTGTGCGACCATGTGTGTTCGTGTGCAAGGACTAACACTAATACTAATGCTGCCACTGCGGCAAAGGATGCATATGCCTGCCGATGAGCCCTTGGTTTTGTGGGGAGTTGAGAGCTCTGCGCTGAATGTTTAGAATGCAATTGACGTGTCAGAGGGCAAATGCCTGGAGGCAGGGGCGTAGAGGGGTCGCAAGGGGGGCGCAGAAGGGGTCAGGACATCAGACAATAAGGGGGTGTGGCTGATAAATGTTGCATGCGCCTGTGTAACCCAATTACCGCTCTGCAAATTACCCACTCCGAGCCAAAGGATTCGATTCCTGGAGTTGGGAACCCCAACATTCCTAGACTCGCTTTGCATAATTGATGACAAATTGAAATCATGTTTATGGcatagagagagagagagagagagcagGGCACATtccataaaatatattttacataGATTTTGATGCCGACAGTCTTCGCCTCAAACCCATCAGGACTTTCCCTTTTCCTCGACTTTTTCCTAGGTCATAAATCCCGAACTGGCCAGGCCAAATCAAATGGCCAATGGATCAATTTGCGGTTGATGGAGCTTAGCCGCTTGAGTCCGCCTCACGGGGCTCGTAAATCGCAATGAGTGGGGGCCATAAATTTTCAATTGGTCAGTAGCCGAGGAAAGGGTAAAGGactttccaaaaaaaaaatcctagCCCTCGCTAACTGCTAATAATAAAGGCCAATTTTCCTAAGAAGGGGTTTGTTATACGAACAAAGTATAATAACTCTCTACCAACTAAGCTACCAAAAATTTTTCCAGGAGGTAGGATTCAGTTAAATAGTTAATCCACAATTATGATTTGTAATTTCTAAAATCATGATTGTAGTTTTGATGTTAGTACTCAACAACAAAAtagatacaattttttaaaatagtttttctACTATTTGAATGGTTATAATACTATTTAatggtaaaaaataaaacaacatGAAAATTTGTTTTGGTTGCAAAAGTTAAGCAGGTTGTACCATTGTTAATAAGCAAAGATGCCTTGTTTGGTTTAAAAAAGATACAATTTCGAAGCAGATTGTAAGAACCGGGAGCTAAAACTCATCTTAAAAATCAAATTGTAAGTTTTGGTATTAAAATTTCCAGTTAGCAAGGTCATCCCTCGAATCTCGGCCAGAAGATGTCTATCACCATGAAGCGGAAGACGGTGATTTCACCGCAGGAACTCCTGAAGACCCTCGAGCTGTCCGGCGAGGAGGATCTGGACCAGCAGATCAAAAACTGGGTGATGTGGGACCGCAACGAGGCGACGCTCCACCAGGTGACCGAGGCGGTCAAGGATCAGGATTGGGAGGCTCTGCGGGTGAGGTTGTGTCGGAGGATCACCTACTTAGCCACCGGCCTGAGGGGTGGAATGCGGGCGGGATTCGATTCCCTGAACGACGTGGTGATCATTGAGGTGGCCCAGGGCATATGTGCCTACCTGGTCGACGTCTATCCGAGCATCCAGAAGCGGCAGACGCAGGGCGTGGTAGTTGGCTACGATGGAAGGTACAACAGCAAGCGGTTCGCCCAACTGATTGCCACCGTGTTTCTCAACAACGACTTCAAGGTCTACCTCTTCACCCGGATGACCCCGACACCCTTTATCCCATTTACCATTGTTACACTCCAGTGTCTGGCTGGGATTGTGGTCACCGCCTCGCACAACCCAAAAGAGGATAATGGCATCAAGGTCTACTGGTCCAATGGAGCCCAGGCGATGGCGCCACATGATCAGCGAATCCATGACTATATGCTTAATAACCTGGAGCCGAAGCCTTCGTCCTGGGAAACTTCATTGGTACTTGATCACCCTCTAATCGAAGATCCCTTTCGCCAGATTTACCCCTTGTTCTACGAGACTCTGAAGAAGCTGCTGCCACCGATTTATCTGGAGACCAACGAGTGCAGCCAGCTGCGATTCATCTACACGGCTCTCCACGGCGTTGGCTACCCCTTCATGAGGGAGGCCTTCTACCAGGCGCGACTCAAACCCGTTATTCCCGTCCTCGAGCAGAAGGATCCGGATCCCGAGTTCCCCACTCTTGTTAAGCCAAATCCGGAAGGTGAGTGAagattacaatttttaaatggGTTATAATGGAACTGAGGACTGATGTTTTAAATGTAGTCTAACATTCATAACATTAATCTTTACCTACCACAGAATTGTAAATATTACTATAATGAAAGGGGCAACAAAATCTGATTTAGTTTACTTGGCATTAatgatttattattttagtaagAAGTGGTCTTTATTATAAAGGTCCTCTTTCTCGAGTTCTAGTTAAGATGAGGGTTATCTAACAAGCAAATAAATTGATCGTTAAAGCAATTGGGTTTGCTGGACGtcaaaacaataaattaaatctCATTCTCTATGGAAACAACATTTGGTTTGATGTATAGATGCATATTAATATTGTGAGTTTGACTAATAATGGGAAATTAGCAATTGATTAATTTTCGAGGTATACGAAGTTATTAAAgactttaaattattaaaaaatggaGAATTATTTATTACTAAATTTTCTCCTATTTTAGAGGGCAGGGAAGCCCTAAAGCTGGCCATCAGAAAGGCGGAGGCGGAACACTGCACTTTGGTGCTGGCCAATGATCCCGATGTGGATCGCCTGGCGGTGGCAGAATTGGATCCTCGAGGTCGCTGGAAGCTGTTCAATGGCAACGAACTGGCCGCCCTGTTCGGATGGTGGGCCCTGGAGAACTACAAGACCAGGACACCCAAACCGGCTGTATCCAATTGCGTGATGATAGCAACACTGGTGAGCTCGCGAATTCTGGCGGCGATGGCCCGAGTAGAGGGATTTGTCTTTGTGGAGGGCATGCCCAGTTTTCCCTGGATGGCACATAGAGCCTTGGATCTCCAAAAATCGGGCAGAACGGTGCTCTTTGCCTTTGAGGAGTGTTTTGGCTACATGTTCGGGATGAGCCTGCCCGATAAGGATGGTATCGGAGCAGCCATGCAGTTGGCCACCATGGCCTGTTATCTGCGCAGCACCCGAAATGTAACGCTGATTGAAAAGCTAAGGGAGATCTACGATACCTATGGTTATCACTCCTCGATTTCGTCAATTTTTGTGGCTGATAGTCCGGAAACGATCACAAGTATCTTTGAACATTTGCGCAACTTTACAGATGAAGAGGGTTATCCAAAGTGCATTTTGGAGGAGGAATTCGAGGTGGTTCATGTCCGTGACTTGACCACCGGATTGGACACCTCCTTTAGCGATGGAAAGGCTCGTCTGCCCGTGAACCCCGAAGCTCAGCTGATCACCTTCACCTTCACCAATGGATACATGGTCACCCTGCGATCGGCTGCCAACGATATAAAAATCAAACTTAACGCGGAGATCTGCGGCTTGCCGGAGGAAAAAAATTGGGAGGAGCTCCACGAGAAACTCAACCGGATGACCAACGCAGTGGTAGAAGAGTTCCTACAACCGGAAGAAAATGGCCTTACCGATACCTCAGCAATTCAATAGGTAATATAGGTTATCCTAGAAAATAAAGGAAACAAATAATGTCCAAGATATAATTAATGTATTTATGCATTATGCTGTTTAATTAGGTAAGTACCATTTAGATTTGAAAAAACATTTAAGGGTATGGAATTCTTGTAGACAAATATATGCTGTaaaatataatagatttatttttttatatttatggtaCTTCTTTATAAATGTCATTTATAGAAACTTTTTCTGAAAAATATGGTTCAAATATGATCGTTATAAATCTATACATTTGTTTTAGAATTTGGCATTATGAATAAAATTATACAATGTTTGTAGGAAATATTAGGTCAATAGTATAGTGAATTTTGTTGCATAAGGTACAGAttaaggaaatattttaatcaGAAAATCTAAAAAGCGTTCTAGTTCCTCATCATTTGTCAAAAAGATTTCGAGAAAACCTTTGGCTTTGCCTATTAAAGAGCTGTGAAAATGTCTTGGTTGAAGATGGGACTCTGGAAAAGCCGCAGAACGCCAATTAAGCGTACACCGAAATTGCCAACCATGTGGGTTATGTGAGTCAAAAAAGAAGGGGGCCAAACATGGCCATCATCATCCTTTGTCTCCTTTGCCACCACACAatcgtatctgtatctgtatctctaACAGAGCGAAAGTATCTGGCAAGACAAACACTGAAATTTTATAGTTTGCCTGCTAATTGCACTCTGGGGGTGCTTTCACCTCCCACACCCCCCTTTTCGAGGCCGCTCCACCCCCCTGATTGTGTGGTAATCGCTTCCGATTGTGCGATTCAGCAAAAGTCAGCTCACATAATGAAAACAGTGATTAAGAGTTGGCCAGGCCATCATATAAGTCGTTTGGAAGTACAAGCCTTATTGTTTCACTTGGGTTTTTGGGGTATATTTGCTCATACATATTTGTTTAACAGGTCAAACGGAATATTTCAATAGCTTAAAAACGTGGAGTGCTCAGGTAAACACGGCGATGATCCCCGAGGTCGTCGTCAAGTCAAATTTCATTCAAGACAAAAGGTTGCCCCACCTCCACATCTCATACGGATATCCTTGTGATATACTTGCCTCTTCCATGGCCATTAAATTTTCCCTAAAATACATACTCGAACCGGGATCCAAACGCACACGAATTAAATATTAATCCCTGTCGACGAGTGggtttcttgttttttttttgtattttttgggTGGGTTCCGCCACGTTTTACACGGTTAGTGGCGATGCGCCAAGGTTAGTGCATTATTAAGCACTGTTTATGCGACATTAGGAACATAAAAGGCGACCCAAAGTCGATGTAAATAAGACACGGACCCCAGGCaaatcaacaaaataaaacgAATGTCCCACATGTGGGTGGGTGGGTTTTTTTCGGGATGGTTTGGGTGTATTTCGAAAATTTGGATGCTACCATTAAAATAACTAAGGGTTATGTAAGGGGGGAGTATTAAGTGAGATATGGATGGAAGGAGATGAATTTTTGCTGGATTaaaatatgacatttttaAGATGTTTTCAGAATCTTTAAATGtaatgttttataaaatactTTATAGTTATGATAAAATACTACTgaccatttttttaaaaaataagtaattCGTGAATACTAAGTGCAAGAACTTTGAAAATAGTAAtactaaataatatttattctgtATAAAAATTCATAGATTTTTTTCTAATAGTTGTAATTTTAATCGGCAACATGATATATTCTTTGCAGCCGCACAAATTCGATAGTAATGCGTTTGCCAAGCTCAATAGCCCAACGAGATTGCAATAGGATTTTGAACATCCTGGCCTTGTGGCACATATGTTGTGGATATTCTGTTACACCAGATCGTAGTCCTGCGTAATGAGGACCGACCGTAGAACCACCCCCGGTCATCGAATGGCTACAAAAAATACGGGGTGCCCCCGGGCACTGGGACAATGGCATCTTAAATTCGCATTCGAAATGAAGCGAGCGGTGGTAAATTGATTACGTGCCACTTGCTCACATCATCAATTTCAGTCCATATGCGCGAAAATCCTTTGACTAACGAGTGCCACAGGACCCAGGATACCAGCACCCACAAATTGTTAGTTGACACTCGAAATTTCTGGTGTTCAGCATCGTTAATTAAGAGCATTTGTTGACTTCCGGTGCGGCGACCACTTATTTGCTGTTTGTTTTTCTTTACACCCGATTTCCTGCGGTTCCGAGGGAGGGAGTTTCGTGATTTTAATCAGAGGATTATGATTGTTGATAACTGAGTGATACCAAGTGGTAATCGTTTAAGATATTTTACAAAAGTTAAGATTCACCATGTGAAAACAATGCAatactattatttttttaaagtatacCTTTTTTAGTATTTATAAAAGGATTACGCATGTTGTTAGCTGAGTGATATCACTCGTTTAAGATCTTTTACCACAGTTAAGATTTAACATGTTGAATCAATGTAATTTTACCTTTAAATTGATAAAGAAAATGGCCCATACTTAGTTTTTAAAGTTTACTGTAAGCttacaattaaaatttttttttggaaatatacctttttattatttatggagatgtttttattttagggACTAGGGATATTGAAGTttcataaataataataaagatcTGAGATAATCTAAAGATTATAAAAGGATTTATTGGAAATACAAAACCATAGTTTATATAAATTGCCTACCATCAACCCCATCGAATTGTCAATTTGACCAGCGAAATAGTTATTCTTACAACAATAAAATAGGCACAACTTAAAATTGTATGGTAGTTTTACTATTAAATAGTAACTAAATCAAAAACAATATACAAATC
Protein-coding regions in this window:
- the Pgm2b gene encoding glucose 1,6-bisphosphate synthase, producing the protein MSITMKRKTVISPQELLKTLELSGEEDLDQQIKNWVMWDRNEATLHQVTEAVKDQDWEALRVRLCRRITYLATGLRGGMRAGFDSLNDVVIIEVAQGICAYLVDVYPSIQKRQTQGVVVGYDGRYNSKRFAQLIATVFLNNDFKVYLFTRMTPTPFIPFTIVTLQCLAGIVVTASHNPKEDNGIKVYWSNGAQAMAPHDQRIHDYMLNNLEPKPSSWETSLVLDHPLIEDPFRQIYPLFYETLKKLLPPIYLETNECSQLRFIYTALHGVGYPFMREAFYQARLKPVIPVLEQKDPDPEFPTLVKPNPEEGREALKLAIRKAEAEHCTLVLANDPDVDRLAVAELDPRGRWKLFNGNELAALFGWWALENYKTRTPKPAVSNCVMIATLVSSRILAAMARVEGFVFVEGMPSFPWMAHRALDLQKSGRTVLFAFEECFGYMFGMSLPDKDGIGAAMQLATMACYLRSTRNVTLIEKLREIYDTYGYHSSISSIFVADSPETITSIFEHLRNFTDEEGYPKCILEEEFEVVHVRDLTTGLDTSFSDGKARLPVNPEAQLITFTFTNGYMVTLRSAANDIKIKLNAEICGLPEEKNWEELHEKLNRMTNAVVEEFLQPEENGLTDTSAIQ